One segment of Streptomyces sp. TG1A-8 DNA contains the following:
- a CDS encoding SDR family oxidoreductase has translation MSQAPARAGSAAPASRATAPETGSARRLASRPAAPLGTALVTGASSGIGAAVARRLAADGGWDLVLNGRDTARLERVAAEVSATALAADLRLPDAGRVLAEFALEHTGRVDLLVASAGIGWAGDFTAMPRHALDDVLRVDVLATLHLVRQVLPHMVAAGRGRVVLVGSVAGCVGVRGEAVYSAAKAAVAAFADALRYELRGTGVGITLVVPGVVDTPFFDRRGVPYRRTRPRPVPPERVADAVRTAVRRGRDEVYVPGWVRLPARVRGAAPGLYRRLAAHFG, from the coding sequence ATGTCCCAAGCGCCAGCCCGTGCAGGATCGGCGGCCCCCGCGTCACGGGCGACGGCCCCGGAGACCGGATCGGCGCGCCGGCTCGCGTCCCGGCCGGCCGCGCCCCTGGGCACGGCCCTGGTGACGGGCGCCTCGTCCGGGATCGGCGCGGCCGTGGCCCGCCGGCTCGCCGCGGACGGCGGCTGGGACCTGGTGCTCAACGGGCGCGACACCGCCCGGCTGGAACGGGTCGCGGCCGAGGTGTCCGCCACGGCCCTCGCCGCCGACCTCCGCCTGCCCGACGCCGGCCGGGTGCTGGCCGAGTTCGCCCTGGAGCACACCGGCCGGGTGGACCTGCTGGTCGCCAGTGCGGGCATCGGCTGGGCGGGCGACTTCACCGCCATGCCCCGGCACGCCCTAGACGACGTGCTCCGGGTGGACGTGCTGGCCACGCTGCACCTCGTCCGGCAGGTGCTGCCGCACATGGTGGCGGCCGGGCGCGGGCGCGTCGTGCTGGTCGGATCCGTGGCGGGCTGCGTGGGCGTGCGGGGCGAGGCCGTGTACTCCGCCGCCAAGGCCGCCGTCGCCGCGTTCGCGGACGCGCTGCGCTACGAACTGCGCGGCACCGGCGTCGGGATCACCCTGGTCGTCCCGGGCGTGGTGGACACGCCGTTCTTCGACCGTCGTGGCGTGCCCTACCGGCGCACCCGGCCGAGGCCGGTGCCGCCCGAGCGGGTCGCGGACGCCGTGCGGACGGCCGTCCGGCGGGGCCGGGACGAGGTCTACGTGCCCGGCTGGGTGCGCCTGCCCGCCCGGGTGCGCGGCGCGGCACCCGGCCTGTACCGGCGGCTCGCCGCCCACTTCGGATAA
- the bla gene encoding class A beta-lactamase: protein MTSATPVPRRGLIKAGLALTAAAPAAAPAASASSATGPGGARAELTGLEQRYGARLGVYARNVRTGRTVAHRAGERFAMCSTFKVFAAAAVLRDGGDCAPLDEVVHYPPHDILPNSPRTEEHVGTGMAVGDLCAAAIRYSDNTAGNLLLRRIGGPAGLTAFFRSLGDPVSRLDRWETDLNTAVPGDPRDTTTPEALGTVLERLTLGRGLDEFGREQLVTWLKGNTTSTRRFGAGLPRDWVLADKTGTGSYASAHDIGVAWTTRGTPVLLTVLSAKSAEDAPVDEALLAETARVLARALAPGE from the coding sequence ATGACCAGTGCCACCCCTGTGCCGCGCCGCGGCCTGATCAAGGCCGGCCTCGCCCTCACCGCCGCCGCCCCCGCCGCGGCGCCGGCCGCCTCCGCGAGCTCCGCCACCGGCCCGGGCGGCGCCCGGGCCGAGCTGACCGGGCTGGAGCAGCGCTACGGCGCGCGCCTCGGCGTGTACGCCCGCAACGTCCGCACCGGGCGGACCGTGGCCCACCGGGCGGGGGAGCGGTTCGCGATGTGCTCCACGTTCAAGGTGTTCGCCGCCGCGGCCGTCCTGCGCGACGGCGGCGACTGCGCACCGCTGGACGAGGTCGTCCACTACCCGCCGCACGACATCCTGCCGAACTCGCCGAGGACCGAGGAGCACGTCGGCACCGGCATGGCGGTGGGCGACCTGTGCGCGGCCGCGATCCGCTACAGCGACAACACGGCCGGCAACCTCCTGCTGCGCCGGATCGGCGGGCCGGCCGGCCTCACCGCGTTCTTCCGGTCGCTCGGCGACCCGGTGAGCCGGCTCGACCGCTGGGAGACCGACCTCAACACCGCCGTCCCCGGCGACCCGCGCGACACCACGACCCCCGAGGCCCTCGGCACCGTCCTCGAACGGCTGACACTGGGCCGGGGCCTGGACGAGTTCGGCCGCGAGCAGCTCGTCACCTGGCTGAAGGGCAACACCACCAGCACCCGGCGGTTCGGCGCCGGACTGCCCCGGGACTGGGTCCTCGCCGACAAGACGGGCACCGGTTCCTACGCGAGCGCCCACGACATCGGTGTCGCCTGGACGACCCGGGGGACACCCGTCCTGCTGACGGTGCTGTCCGCCAAGTCCGCCGAGGACGCACCCGTGGACGAGGCCCTGCTCGCCGAAACGGCCCGCGTCCTGGCACGCGCCCTCGCCCCCGGCGAGTAG
- a CDS encoding SDR family oxidoreductase — translation MTDQQGDRPNPVTQHDRPDFPSQDQPHPGWTGPMDPPPDHGEESYRGSGRLENRKAVITGGDSGIGRAVALAFAREGADVLFTHLPEEEDDARETSRLVEDAGRKAVAVSCDIREEDNCRALIGRAVDEFGRIDVLVNNAAYQMSQPDGIEAISTEQFDRVLRTNLYGMFWLTKFALPHIPAGGSVINTTSVQAYKPSPHLLDYAMTKGAIVTFTQGMAQMVAERGIRVNAVAPGPVWTPLIPATMPDTSEFGKQSPLGRPAQPAEMAPGYVYLASDQASFITGEILNATGGTPLP, via the coding sequence GTGACGGACCAGCAGGGCGACCGGCCGAACCCGGTCACACAGCACGACCGCCCCGACTTCCCCTCGCAGGACCAGCCGCATCCGGGCTGGACCGGGCCGATGGACCCGCCGCCCGACCACGGCGAGGAGTCCTACCGGGGCTCCGGCCGACTGGAGAACCGCAAGGCCGTGATCACGGGAGGGGACTCCGGCATCGGCCGTGCGGTGGCGCTCGCCTTCGCCCGCGAGGGCGCCGACGTGCTGTTCACCCACCTCCCCGAGGAGGAGGACGACGCACGCGAGACCTCCCGCCTGGTGGAGGACGCCGGCCGCAAGGCGGTCGCCGTGTCCTGCGACATCCGGGAGGAGGACAACTGCCGGGCGCTGATCGGACGGGCCGTCGACGAGTTCGGCCGCATCGACGTCCTGGTGAACAACGCGGCCTACCAGATGTCCCAGCCGGACGGGATCGAGGCGATCAGCACCGAGCAGTTCGACCGGGTGCTGCGGACCAACCTGTACGGCATGTTCTGGCTGACCAAGTTCGCCCTGCCGCACATCCCGGCCGGGGGCTCGGTCATCAACACCACGTCGGTCCAGGCCTACAAGCCCAGTCCGCACCTGCTCGACTACGCGATGACGAAGGGCGCGATCGTCACCTTCACCCAGGGCATGGCCCAGATGGTCGCCGAGCGCGGCATCCGCGTCAACGCGGTCGCGCCGGGGCCGGTGTGGACCCCCCTGATCCCCGCGACGATGCCCGACACATCCGAGTTCGGCAAGCAGTCCCCGCTCGGCCGGCCGGCGCAGCCCGCGGAGATGGCTCCGGGCTACGTCTATCTCGCCTCCGACCAGGCGAGCTTCATCACCGGCGAGATCCTGAACGCGACCGGCGGCACCCCGCTGCCCTGA
- a CDS encoding isoprenyl transferase: protein MAWKALRSALEAVYVRRLNRKLEGLPRPRHVAIMLDGNRRWARGAGHRDVREGYRVGGAKVTDFLHWCTDAGIKHVTLWMLSDDNLHRPAHELEPLLDIIEETVQRVCVPGEPWEIEIIGALDLLPGNTARVLKEAAAPTKGRGGLKVDVAVGYGGRREIVDAVRAAFDRHIGAGGDPRDLAAEFDLEHITDNLYSPAGHDTDFIIRTSGEQRLSGFLLWQSAYAEVHFVDVLWPAFRQIDLLRALRSYADRDRRYGR, encoded by the coding sequence GTGGCATGGAAAGCCTTGCGGTCGGCGTTGGAAGCGGTTTACGTACGGCGCCTGAACCGCAAGCTGGAGGGGCTGCCCCGGCCGCGGCATGTGGCGATCATGCTGGACGGCAACCGGCGCTGGGCGCGGGGCGCGGGACACAGGGACGTCCGTGAGGGCTACCGCGTGGGGGGCGCGAAGGTCACGGACTTCCTGCACTGGTGCACGGACGCCGGGATCAAGCACGTCACGCTGTGGATGCTGTCCGACGACAACCTGCACCGGCCGGCCCACGAACTCGAGCCCCTGCTCGACATAATCGAGGAGACCGTGCAGCGTGTCTGCGTCCCCGGGGAGCCCTGGGAGATCGAGATCATCGGCGCGCTGGACCTGCTGCCCGGCAACACCGCGCGGGTGCTGAAGGAGGCCGCCGCGCCGACGAAGGGCCGCGGCGGCCTCAAGGTCGACGTCGCCGTCGGCTACGGCGGCCGCCGCGAGATCGTGGACGCGGTCAGGGCGGCCTTCGACAGGCACATCGGCGCGGGCGGCGACCCCCGGGACCTGGCGGCGGAGTTCGACCTGGAGCACATCACGGACAACCTGTACTCACCGGCCGGGCACGACACCGACTTCATCATCCGCACCTCCGGCGAACAGCGGCTGTCCGGGTTCCTGCTGTGGCAGTCCGCCTACGCCGAGGTGCACTTCGTGGACGTGCTGTGGCCGGCGTTCCGTCAGATCGACCTCCTGCGCGCGCTGCGCTCGTACGCCGACCGCGACCGCCGCTACGGCCGCTGA
- a CDS encoding ribonuclease BN: protein MRVLFRRGRELELMHRAMGFATLALVTLAPLLIVVAAADPLGRGGFASWLTDGMGLSGRSARALTAVISPPRKVIGTTSLLSGLLLVVFGTSFGGSVQNGYERIWGLAPGPWHRVWRQATWLVVLTAYLYQEVLTQTALRGDQRIALSTVSGVLFFWWGQRFLLGGQVHWRTLLPGALATVVGLGGLRVFSSLVFEPLIVTNALNYGAVGTVLVVESWLIGVGFVVYGGALLGRWFCDHHWMPRHDG from the coding sequence GTGCGCGTGCTGTTCCGGCGCGGCCGCGAGCTTGAGCTGATGCACCGGGCGATGGGGTTCGCCACGCTGGCCCTGGTGACGCTGGCCCCGCTGCTGATCGTGGTGGCGGCGGCCGACCCGCTGGGGCGGGGCGGCTTCGCCTCCTGGCTCACCGACGGCATGGGCCTGTCCGGCCGGTCGGCCCGCGCGCTCACCGCCGTCATCTCCCCGCCCCGCAAGGTCATCGGCACCACCAGCCTGCTGAGCGGCCTGCTGCTCGTGGTGTTCGGCACGTCCTTCGGGGGCAGCGTGCAGAACGGGTACGAACGGATCTGGGGTCTGGCCCCCGGCCCCTGGCACCGGGTGTGGCGGCAGGCGACCTGGCTGGTGGTGCTGACCGCCTACCTCTACCAGGAGGTGCTCACGCAGACGGCCCTGCGCGGTGACCAGCGGATCGCGCTGTCGACCGTGAGCGGCGTCCTGTTCTTCTGGTGGGGGCAGCGCTTCCTGCTGGGCGGCCAGGTCCACTGGCGCACGCTCCTGCCGGGCGCGCTGGCCACCGTCGTCGGCCTGGGCGGGCTGCGCGTCTTCTCCTCCCTCGTCTTCGAACCGCTCATCGTCACCAACGCGCTGAACTACGGCGCGGTCGGCACGGTGCTGGTGGTGGAGTCCTGGCTCATCGGCGTCGGATTCGTCGTCTACGGCGGCGCGCTCCTCGGCCGCTGGTTCTGCGACCACCACTGGATGCCGCGCCACGACGGGTGA
- a CDS encoding APC family permease, whose protein sequence is MSTLKPQPHAAAAGPSLERTLTTPLLYFFILGDVLGAGVYVLVGQVAAKAGGAVWVPLVAALLLALLTASSYAELATKYPKAGGASHYATLAFGPFVGFVAGFCMLAAGIVSVAALARGFGGDYLSAFVTLPVGAVAVAFLLLLALVNARGIRESTRANVVATLIEVGGLVTIVALGAWLLLRGDGDLGRLTRLGTPDRGAAAAVLGGSVLAYYSFVGFETSVNVAEETRDPRRSYPRALFGALATAGAVYVLVGVAASAAVPTGRLVASSGPLLEVVKAAGGVPPRLFSAVALVAVANGALLTGIMSSRLAFGMARDGLLPSALTKVLPGRRTPWVAIAATTALSMLLALTGSVATLASTLVLLLLVVFLIVNVAVLVLRRDPGSAEHFRTPTALPVLGAASCVLLATQVEAAVWWRGLVVLGAGTVLAAVAAVRRGRAAGAAGDEPGTDTAGPRTPA, encoded by the coding sequence ATGTCGACGCTCAAGCCACAGCCGCACGCGGCCGCCGCGGGCCCGTCCCTCGAACGGACCCTCACCACCCCCCTGCTCTACTTCTTCATCCTGGGCGACGTCCTCGGTGCCGGGGTGTACGTCCTGGTGGGCCAGGTCGCCGCCAAGGCGGGCGGAGCGGTGTGGGTGCCGCTGGTCGCCGCGCTGCTGCTGGCCCTGCTGACCGCCTCCTCGTACGCCGAACTGGCGACGAAGTACCCGAAGGCCGGCGGAGCGTCCCACTACGCCACCCTGGCGTTCGGCCCCTTCGTCGGGTTCGTGGCGGGCTTCTGCATGCTCGCGGCGGGCATCGTCTCCGTGGCCGCGCTCGCCCGGGGGTTCGGGGGCGACTACCTGTCGGCGTTCGTCACCCTGCCCGTGGGGGCCGTCGCCGTGGCGTTCCTCCTGCTGCTCGCGCTGGTCAACGCCCGGGGCATCAGGGAGTCGACCCGCGCCAACGTGGTCGCCACCCTGATCGAGGTCGGCGGTCTGGTCACCATCGTCGCGCTCGGCGCGTGGCTGCTGCTCCGCGGCGACGGCGACCTGGGCCGTCTCACCCGGCTCGGCACCCCGGACAGGGGCGCCGCCGCCGCCGTGCTGGGCGGGTCGGTGCTGGCGTACTACTCCTTCGTGGGCTTCGAGACGTCGGTGAACGTCGCCGAGGAGACCCGCGACCCACGGCGCTCCTACCCCCGCGCGCTGTTCGGGGCGCTCGCCACGGCGGGGGCCGTGTACGTGCTGGTGGGCGTCGCCGCGTCCGCGGCCGTCCCGACCGGCCGCCTGGTGGCGTCCAGCGGGCCCCTGCTGGAGGTCGTCAAGGCCGCCGGTGGCGTCCCGCCCCGTCTCTTCAGCGCCGTCGCGCTCGTCGCCGTCGCCAACGGCGCCCTGCTCACCGGCATCATGTCCTCACGCCTGGCCTTCGGCATGGCCCGCGACGGGCTGCTGCCCTCCGCGCTGACCAAGGTGCTGCCCGGCCGCCGCACGCCCTGGGTCGCCATCGCGGCCACCACCGCGCTGTCGATGCTGCTGGCGCTCACCGGCAGCGTCGCCACGCTGGCCTCCACCCTGGTCCTGCTGCTGCTCGTGGTCTTCCTGATCGTCAACGTCGCGGTGCTGGTCCTGCGCCGTGATCCGGGATCCGCCGAGCACTTCCGCACCCCGACCGCGCTGCCCGTCCTGGGGGCCGCCTCCTGCGTGCTGCTCGCCACGCAGGTCGAGGCCGCCGTGTGGTGGCGCGGGCTGGTGGTGCTCGGTGCCGGGACCGTGCTGGCCGCGGTCGCCGCCGTGCGGCGGGGCAGGGCCGCGGGGGCGGCCGGGGACGAGCCCGGGACGGACACCGCCGGGCCGCGGACGCCGGCGTGA
- a CDS encoding DMT family transporter, with amino-acid sequence MSVLTVVLALLAALSNATASVLQRRAAVDEADDRRGVRYAVRWLAHLLRRPYWLAGAGLLALSAVLQAWALSMGGLSLVQPLLASELLFTLLVGSLVFRRRPEVRTWLAFAALAVGLALFLGVASPSAGRSTAPAGRWLVAGGPLLLVVVVLVLLGRRARGAPRAALFGLASAVSFAVTAALVKEVVGGFGQGVAAVLAHWSPYATAVVGLVAFLLLQSAFRAGTLTASQPALTLGDAVTSVALGWVLFEEHIALGVRILPEVVGIALIGAGSVGLAGAPSVSGAWDTAPGADRRTGTSAGAGPPERR; translated from the coding sequence GTGAGTGTCCTCACCGTCGTCCTGGCCCTGCTCGCGGCGCTGTCGAACGCGACCGCCTCCGTCCTGCAGCGGCGGGCCGCGGTGGACGAGGCGGACGACCGGCGCGGCGTCCGGTACGCGGTGCGCTGGCTGGCGCACCTGCTGCGGCGGCCGTACTGGCTGGCGGGGGCCGGCCTGCTCGCCCTGTCGGCGGTGCTGCAGGCCTGGGCGCTGTCCATGGGCGGCCTGTCGCTCGTGCAGCCGCTGCTCGCCAGTGAGCTGCTGTTCACCCTCCTCGTGGGCAGTCTGGTCTTCCGCCGGCGTCCGGAGGTGCGGACGTGGCTGGCGTTCGCGGCGCTGGCGGTCGGGCTGGCCCTCTTCCTGGGGGTGGCCTCGCCGTCGGCCGGGCGCTCCACCGCTCCCGCCGGGCGCTGGCTCGTGGCGGGCGGCCCGCTGCTGCTCGTGGTGGTGGTCCTCGTGCTGCTGGGCCGGCGGGCCCGGGGAGCACCGCGCGCGGCACTGTTCGGCCTGGCGTCCGCCGTCTCCTTCGCCGTCACCGCGGCGCTCGTCAAGGAGGTCGTGGGCGGGTTCGGACAGGGGGTGGCGGCCGTGCTGGCGCACTGGTCGCCGTACGCCACCGCGGTCGTCGGGCTCGTGGCCTTCCTGCTGCTGCAGAGCGCCTTCCGCGCCGGCACGCTGACGGCGTCCCAGCCCGCGCTGACCCTCGGCGACGCGGTGACCAGCGTGGCGCTGGGCTGGGTGCTCTTCGAGGAGCACATCGCCCTGGGGGTGCGGATCCTCCCCGAGGTCGTCGGCATCGCCCTGATCGGGGCGGGCAGCGTCGGCCTGGCCGGGGCCCCGTCGGTCAGCGGGGCCTGGGACACGGCGCCGGGGGCGGACCGGCGGACCGGGACGTCGGCCGGGGCCGGGCCCCCGGAGCGACGGTGA
- a CDS encoding polysaccharide deacetylase family protein, which produces MARHGGRGWYGRVAAAALGVTALAAATSVWTAQAGPAGGHPAARPAAPRAAHVSAAIAHASDRGAHAVNITVDDGPDPVWTPQVLQLLRDNGVKATFCMVGTQAEAHPDLVRRVVAAGHRLCDHTVSHDTTMDTKSRAYQSQQILDAERRITKASGGVRPVYYRAPGGAFTPYSRHLAASHGMRPLGWNVDSMDFERPGADAIVATVRSELGNGPTLLFHDAGGDRSQTVAALRTLLPWLKRQGYSFGFPVR; this is translated from the coding sequence ATGGCACGGCACGGTGGGCGGGGATGGTACGGCCGGGTGGCAGCGGCGGCGCTCGGGGTGACGGCGCTGGCCGCCGCCACCTCGGTGTGGACCGCGCAGGCGGGCCCGGCTGGCGGTCACCCGGCGGCGCGTCCCGCCGCGCCCCGGGCGGCGCACGTGTCCGCCGCCATCGCCCACGCCTCCGACCGCGGCGCCCACGCGGTCAACATCACCGTCGACGACGGCCCGGACCCGGTCTGGACGCCGCAGGTGCTGCAACTCCTGCGTGACAACGGGGTGAAGGCGACCTTCTGCATGGTGGGCACCCAGGCCGAGGCCCATCCCGACCTGGTGAGACGGGTGGTGGCGGCCGGACACCGGCTGTGCGACCACACGGTGTCGCACGACACCACCATGGACACCAAGTCCCGGGCGTACCAGTCGCAGCAGATCCTGGACGCCGAGCGCCGGATCACGAAGGCCTCCGGAGGCGTGCGGCCGGTGTACTACCGGGCACCGGGCGGTGCCTTCACCCCCTACAGCCGCCACCTCGCGGCCTCCCACGGCATGCGCCCGCTGGGCTGGAACGTCGACTCCATGGACTTCGAGCGGCCCGGCGCGGACGCCATCGTCGCCACCGTGCGGAGCGAGCTGGGCAACGGCCCGACGCTGCTCTTCCACGACGCCGGCGGTGACCGCTCCCAGACCGTGGCCGCCCTGCGCACCCTGCTGCCCTGGCTGAAGCGGCAGGGCTACTCCTTCGGCTTCCCGGTGCGCTGA
- a CDS encoding galactosyldiacylglycerol synthase, producing MRDCSPGPGRPALPRGGPRRILVVSAGMGAGHDTVAGELARRARVQGHEARVVDVLQLLPRGLGAALRQCYQASVRHAPWAYAGLYRTFMRPGPGARPSGVPLARLAGDRLRERVDRFGADVVVPVFHLAAQLTGHLRGRGGLDVPSAVFLLDFAVHRHWLHPGNDHYLCLTDEAAREVRRAVESRVRTTGPVVAPGFFAPPGAPSARRREWFDRRAPGRPPVLVSAGAWGALSHAAGTARLLASAGFLPVLLCGRNERLLGRLAGLPGAVALGWVADMPALMGASYALVDNAAGQTAVQALAARLPVVGYRPLPGHGAEGVRRMAAAGLSEFAARAADLPAALDRLRPSGPERRRRTARARELFRADALACVADLAGPRVQAPPGRS from the coding sequence GTGCGTGACTGCTCCCCCGGACCCGGCCGGCCCGCGCTCCCGCGCGGCGGGCCCCGGCGGATCCTCGTCGTCAGCGCGGGCATGGGCGCCGGACACGACACGGTGGCGGGCGAACTCGCCCGGCGCGCCCGGGTCCAGGGCCACGAAGCCCGCGTCGTGGACGTCCTCCAGCTGCTGCCCCGCGGCCTGGGGGCGGCCCTGCGCCAGTGCTACCAGGCGTCGGTGCGGCACGCTCCCTGGGCGTACGCGGGCCTGTACCGGACGTTCATGCGTCCGGGGCCCGGAGCCCGCCCCAGCGGCGTCCCGCTGGCCCGGCTGGCCGGTGACCGGCTGCGCGAACGGGTGGACCGGTTCGGCGCCGACGTGGTGGTGCCCGTCTTCCACCTCGCGGCCCAGCTGACCGGCCACCTGCGCGGCCGGGGCGGGCTCGACGTCCCGAGCGCCGTGTTCCTGCTGGACTTCGCCGTGCACCGGCACTGGCTGCACCCGGGCAACGACCACTACCTGTGCCTGACCGACGAGGCGGCGCGCGAGGTCCGGCGTGCGGTCGAGTCCCGGGTGCGCACGACGGGGCCGGTCGTCGCCCCCGGGTTCTTCGCCCCGCCGGGTGCCCCGTCGGCCCGCCGGCGCGAGTGGTTCGACCGGCGCGCTCCGGGCCGCCCGCCCGTCCTGGTCTCCGCCGGCGCCTGGGGAGCCCTGTCGCACGCCGCCGGCACGGCCCGGCTGCTGGCGTCGGCCGGCTTCCTGCCCGTGCTGCTGTGCGGGCGCAACGAGCGCCTCCTCGGCCGGCTCGCCGGACTTCCCGGAGCCGTGGCCCTGGGCTGGGTGGCCGACATGCCCGCGCTGATGGGGGCCTCGTACGCCCTGGTCGACAACGCCGCCGGGCAGACCGCCGTCCAGGCGCTCGCCGCACGGCTGCCGGTGGTGGGGTACCGCCCGCTGCCCGGGCACGGGGCGGAGGGCGTGCGGCGGATGGCCGCGGCGGGACTGTCGGAGTTCGCCGCGCGCGCCGCGGACCTGCCGGCCGCGCTCGACCGGCTGCGGCCGTCCGGCCCGGAGCGCAGGCGCCGCACCGCCCGCGCGCGGGAGCTGTTCAGGGCCGATGCCCTGGCGTGCGTGGCGGACCTCGCCGGCCCCCGCGTCCAGGCTCCGCCCGGCCGGTCGTGA
- a CDS encoding polysaccharide deacetylase family protein: MALPLTVLAAAHIGPAATWLPGLRRALFPALAGSGRPDHVALTFDDGPDPLSTPRFLDALDGLGVRATFFVLGERVVRHPGLVRETARRGHELAVHGWAHDRPWWPAPARDAADVLRAVRALYDATGVRPHWYRPPYGILTSGRWLAARGAGLRPVLWTAWGRDWTAHATPASVRARVGAGLRGGGTVLLHDSDRHAAPGSWRSALGALPGIVRGCRDAGLSVGPLAEHGTAAARCGSAAEEGGEVAGAVAG; this comes from the coding sequence GTGGCGCTGCCGCTCACCGTCCTGGCGGCGGCGCACATCGGCCCGGCGGCCACCTGGCTGCCCGGCCTGCGCCGCGCCCTGTTCCCGGCCCTGGCCGGGAGCGGCCGCCCGGACCACGTCGCCCTCACCTTCGACGACGGTCCGGATCCGCTGTCCACGCCCCGCTTCCTCGACGCCCTGGACGGCCTCGGCGTGCGCGCGACCTTCTTCGTGCTGGGCGAACGCGTCGTGCGGCATCCCGGACTGGTCCGGGAGACCGCACGGCGGGGGCACGAGCTGGCGGTGCACGGCTGGGCCCACGACCGCCCCTGGTGGCCGGCCCCGGCGCGCGACGCGGCGGACGTGCTGCGCGCCGTGCGCGCGCTGTACGACGCGACCGGGGTCCGCCCGCACTGGTACCGGCCGCCGTACGGCATCCTCACCTCCGGCCGCTGGCTGGCCGCGCGCGGGGCCGGGCTGCGCCCCGTGCTGTGGACCGCGTGGGGCCGGGACTGGACGGCGCACGCCACGCCCGCCTCCGTGCGGGCCCGGGTGGGGGCCGGCCTGCGCGGCGGGGGCACCGTCCTCCTCCACGACTCCGACCGGCACGCGGCCCCCGGGTCCTGGCGCTCCGCCCTCGGCGCGCTGCCCGGCATCGTGCGCGGCTGCCGGGACGCGGGCCTGTCGGTGGGACCGCTGGCCGAACACGGCACGGCGGCGGCGCGGTGCGGGAGCGCCGCGGAGGAGGGCGGGGAGGTGGCTGGGGCGGTTGCCGGGTGA
- a CDS encoding MFS transporter: MPAAATVPGDRAAVSPGARRLALVGGSLGNLVEWYDWFVYASFAIYFADSFFPGDDPTTQLLNTAGIFAVGFLMRPVGGWILGRAADRHGRKSALTLTVGMMSVAALLIAAAPTYGRAGHLGAGVLLLARLLQGLSIGGEYAASATYLTEASARNRRGLGSSFQYVSMTCGQLLGLAILITLQHTLTTGQLESWGWRIPFAFGAVFAVVVFWLRRRLTETEAFTEESGADGPADGARGTLGALWEHRREAALVMALTLGGTVAYYTYTTYLTKYLVGSAGMARSTATLVSFTALTVFALLQPLAGLLSDRIGRRPLLITFAVGCTVGTYPIMTALGSASSYWPALGLSLLALVVVTGYTSINAAVKAELFPTRVRALGVALPYAIANALFGGTAEYIALWFKDIGHEKAFFWYVSGCALVSLVVYVLMPDTRGAALSRAEAGADAGPGHGAAKAAR; the protein is encoded by the coding sequence ATGCCAGCTGCCGCCACCGTGCCCGGTGACCGGGCCGCCGTCTCCCCCGGCGCACGCCGACTCGCGCTCGTCGGCGGGTCCCTGGGCAACCTCGTCGAGTGGTACGACTGGTTCGTCTACGCCAGTTTCGCGATCTACTTCGCCGACTCGTTCTTCCCCGGCGACGACCCCACCACCCAGTTGCTGAACACGGCCGGCATCTTCGCGGTCGGCTTCCTGATGCGCCCGGTCGGCGGCTGGATCCTGGGCCGGGCGGCGGACCGGCACGGCCGCAAGAGCGCGCTCACCCTGACCGTCGGCATGATGTCGGTCGCCGCCCTGCTCATCGCCGCCGCGCCCACCTACGGCCGGGCCGGCCACCTCGGCGCCGGGGTGCTGCTGCTGGCGCGGCTGCTGCAGGGCCTGAGCATCGGCGGTGAGTACGCCGCCAGCGCCACCTACCTGACCGAGGCGTCCGCCCGGAACCGGCGCGGACTCGGTTCCTCGTTCCAGTACGTGTCGATGACGTGTGGTCAGCTCCTCGGCCTGGCGATCCTGATCACCTTGCAGCACACCCTGACCACCGGCCAGCTGGAGAGCTGGGGGTGGCGCATCCCGTTCGCGTTCGGGGCCGTCTTCGCCGTGGTGGTGTTCTGGCTGCGGCGCCGGCTGACGGAGACGGAGGCCTTCACCGAGGAGTCCGGCGCGGACGGGCCCGCGGACGGCGCGCGCGGCACGCTCGGGGCCCTGTGGGAGCACCGCCGCGAGGCCGCTCTGGTCATGGCGCTGACCCTGGGGGGCACGGTGGCCTACTACACGTACACCACCTACCTCACCAAGTACCTGGTCGGCAGTGCCGGGATGGCCAGGTCCACCGCCACACTGGTGAGTTTCACCGCGCTCACGGTCTTCGCGCTGCTCCAGCCCCTCGCCGGGCTGCTCTCCGACCGGATCGGACGCCGTCCGCTGCTGATCACCTTCGCGGTCGGCTGCACGGTGGGGACCTATCCGATCATGACCGCTCTCGGCTCGGCGTCCTCCTACTGGCCGGCGTTGGGCCTGTCCCTGCTCGCCCTGGTCGTCGTCACCGGGTACACCTCGATCAACGCGGCGGTGAAGGCCGAACTGTTCCCCACCCGGGTCCGTGCCCTCGGCGTGGCGCTGCCGTACGCGATCGCCAACGCGCTGTTCGGCGGGACGGCGGAGTACATCGCCCTGTGGTTCAAGGACATCGGCCACGAGAAGGCGTTCTTCTGGTACGTGTCGGGGTGCGCGCTGGTCTCGCTGGTCGTCTACGTCCTGATGCCGGACACCCGTGGCGCCGCGCTCAGCCGCGCCGAGGCCGGCGCGGACGCGGGTCCCGGCCACGGCGCGGCGAAGGCCGCCCGTTGA